From a region of the Natronogracilivirga saccharolytica genome:
- the tsaB gene encoding tRNA (adenosine(37)-N6)-threonylcarbamoyltransferase complex dimerization subunit type 1 TsaB, whose protein sequence is MQFDLNKPVLAIETATPVCSVSMRLPDGNVFEERTEGKGVHSDWTFVFIQSLLDRGKLRAGDLGGVLISSGPGSFTGLRVASSAVKGLLFDLDIPLFACNTLAGIAAGVWCRHFSDDGDFRQTDPLTVHTVIDARRNHLYHQSWKVSSDGITPENTAEARSLDELLPVCIENPNFFGTGLDRMEQLIDSQQGKGKLLPYLNDLEVISARNYFYFMDSPQFRDFALKEHAGASVFESLVKMVDPASFEPHYYS, encoded by the coding sequence ATGCAGTTTGATTTAAATAAACCGGTTCTGGCCATAGAAACAGCTACGCCAGTCTGCTCCGTTTCCATGAGGCTTCCGGACGGAAACGTATTCGAGGAACGCACCGAAGGAAAGGGCGTGCATTCAGATTGGACATTTGTTTTCATACAGAGTCTGCTCGACCGGGGAAAGCTCCGGGCGGGTGATCTGGGCGGGGTGCTGATCAGTTCGGGTCCCGGTTCTTTTACAGGACTCAGGGTAGCAAGCAGCGCTGTCAAGGGGCTGTTGTTTGACCTTGATATTCCTCTTTTTGCATGTAATACCCTTGCGGGAATAGCGGCAGGCGTCTGGTGCCGCCACTTTTCTGATGACGGTGACTTCAGACAAACCGACCCGCTGACCGTCCACACCGTTATTGATGCGAGACGCAACCACCTGTATCACCAGTCCTGGAAGGTTTCTTCTGACGGGATAACTCCTGAAAACACTGCAGAGGCGCGATCTCTTGATGAACTGCTCCCCGTTTGCATTGAGAATCCGAACTTTTTCGGCACCGGTCTGGACAGAATGGAACAACTTATTGATTCACAGCAGGGCAAGGGAAAGCTGCTTCCTTATTTGAATGATCTGGAGGTGATATCTGCCCGGAATTATTTCTATTTCATGGATTCTCCTCAATTCAGGGATTTCGCCCTAAAAGAACATGCGGGTGCATCTGTCTTTGAGTCGCTTGTGAAAATGGTTGATCCTGCCTCATTTGAACCGCATTATTATTCATAG
- a CDS encoding ABC transporter permease, translating to MIGNLVSEFLQDIRKQKLRTGLTIIAICWGTIAVITLLAFGEGLSQRMMEGLRGGGNQVMMFYGNQTSKSFEGLDVGRRIRFHEDDIELLRRSVPEIEIVSAQYGRSVGLRSDFENTNTHMEGVDAGFDEMRSMYPVAGGRFINQRDVNERRRVVFLGDEIASQLFPEGDAVGSNIMIDNNTFTVIGVMQEKMQMAMSHGPDARRAVIPHTTFRQIYNPGQLGSILIRPADPAYQQRVESRVREIMARKYRFHADDEQAIGVWDFIEAERVQNQVSTGVKIFLFIVGFFTLLIAGVGVANIMYVVVKERTREIGVKKAIGAKNKHIISQFIFEALFICLIGGVIGVLFSAGLILGVQSLNLEGDVAAFLGNPVISLESMAMTSGVLTVIGLAAGVFPARRAALVNPVESLRYE from the coding sequence ATGATAGGCAATCTTGTCAGCGAATTTTTACAGGATATACGGAAACAGAAACTCCGTACCGGACTCACCATAATTGCAATCTGCTGGGGAACCATCGCTGTAATTACCCTGCTGGCATTCGGTGAAGGACTCAGCCAGCGAATGATGGAAGGTTTGAGAGGCGGGGGCAATCAGGTCATGATGTTTTACGGCAATCAGACCAGCAAGTCTTTTGAAGGCCTGGATGTTGGCCGGCGTATTCGTTTTCATGAGGATGATATCGAACTGCTGAGGCGTTCGGTTCCTGAAATTGAAATTGTTTCTGCCCAGTACGGACGAAGTGTCGGGTTGCGTTCTGATTTCGAGAATACCAATACGCATATGGAAGGTGTGGATGCCGGTTTTGATGAAATGCGGTCGATGTATCCGGTGGCCGGTGGCCGGTTTATCAACCAGCGCGACGTAAACGAGCGGAGGCGTGTGGTTTTTCTGGGTGATGAAATCGCATCTCAGCTTTTTCCGGAAGGGGATGCGGTCGGAAGCAACATTATGATTGACAATAACACCTTTACTGTCATAGGGGTGATGCAGGAAAAAATGCAGATGGCCATGAGTCACGGACCGGATGCCAGACGAGCTGTCATACCGCATACTACCTTCCGGCAGATTTACAACCCGGGCCAGCTCGGATCCATACTCATCAGGCCGGCAGACCCGGCTTATCAGCAGCGTGTGGAGAGCAGAGTCAGGGAGATAATGGCACGCAAGTACCGGTTTCATGCAGATGATGAGCAGGCAATCGGAGTATGGGACTTCATTGAGGCGGAAAGAGTGCAGAATCAGGTAAGTACCGGTGTCAAAATATTCCTTTTCATTGTGGGCTTTTTTACACTGCTTATTGCCGGCGTCGGTGTAGCCAATATTATGTATGTGGTTGTTAAGGAACGAACACGCGAAATCGGAGTTAAAAAGGCGATCGGGGCAAAAAACAAGCACATTATTTCGCAGTTTATATTTGAAGCACTGTTCATTTGTCTGATCGGGGGTGTCATTGGTGTGCTTTTTTCTGCCGGACTCATACTGGGAGTGCAAAGTCTTAACCTGGAAGGGGATGTCGCCGCGTTTCTCGGTAATCCGGTGATTTCCCTGGAATCCATGGCTATGACAAGTGGTGTCCTCACAGTAATCGGTCTGGCTGCCGGTGTTTTTCCGGCAAGGCGTGCCGCACTGGTCAATCCGGTCGAATCACTTCGCTATGAATGA
- a CDS encoding ABC transporter permease: MSFFKDFFQMIKNQRLRTFMTLFGIVWGTATLIILLAFGMGFRDQMTLNMRGMGDEIMLVFGSQTTKPYQGYGIGRQIRFRESDAWSLKQNIPQISEIAPEYTTSASELRRGDRRNSPHLTGIPENYGKMRNIFAQEGGRWINDRDLREQRRVIFLGDKLKELLFDDEDAIGQKVYVNHTPFTVIGVMQPKSQNSSYNQRDQDRAFIPMTTFSTLFGTDILNNIVLQVEDPRYSTHVKNAIEKHMAHRHRFDPEDTDSILIWDTGEFWSFITYFFLGFNIFMGVIGFVTLAVGGIGVANIMFVAVQERMKEIGIRRSVGARRSSILSHFFGETFLLIGIGALAGYLIGWGIVGAMQFIPIKEFVGTPQFTPGVGLVAFAVLTVIGLAAGWMPAFRASRLNVIECLK, translated from the coding sequence ATGAGTTTTTTCAAGGACTTTTTCCAGATGATAAAAAATCAGCGTCTCAGGACATTCATGACGCTGTTCGGAATTGTCTGGGGTACGGCGACTTTGATCATTCTTCTGGCATTCGGAATGGGTTTCCGCGATCAGATGACGCTCAACATGCGGGGCATGGGTGATGAAATCATGCTTGTCTTCGGTTCACAGACAACCAAACCATATCAGGGGTACGGTATCGGCAGGCAGATTCGCTTTCGCGAAAGTGATGCCTGGAGCCTCAAGCAGAATATTCCGCAGATATCGGAAATCGCCCCGGAATATACGACATCTGCATCCGAGCTCCGCCGCGGTGACCGGCGCAACTCACCGCACCTGACCGGTATACCTGAGAATTACGGAAAAATGCGGAATATATTTGCACAGGAAGGCGGCCGATGGATCAATGATCGTGATCTCCGGGAACAGCGCAGGGTTATTTTTCTCGGTGACAAGCTCAAGGAGCTGCTTTTTGACGATGAAGATGCCATTGGTCAGAAGGTTTATGTGAATCACACGCCCTTCACGGTAATCGGGGTGATGCAGCCAAAATCTCAGAACTCATCGTATAACCAGCGTGATCAAGACCGGGCTTTTATTCCGATGACCACCTTTTCCACTCTTTTCGGTACGGATATCCTCAACAATATCGTGCTTCAGGTTGAGGATCCCAGGTACAGTACACATGTTAAAAACGCCATTGAGAAACACATGGCACACCGCCACCGGTTTGACCCCGAAGACACGGACTCCATCCTCATATGGGATACCGGTGAATTCTGGTCTTTTATCACCTACTTTTTTCTCGGATTCAACATATTCATGGGAGTTATCGGGTTTGTGACACTTGCTGTCGGCGGCATCGGAGTGGCCAACATCATGTTTGTTGCCGTCCAGGAACGCATGAAGGAAATCGGAATACGACGGTCGGTAGGTGCCAGACGCAGCTCCATCCTCTCACACTTTTTCGGCGAAACATTTTTGCTGATCGGAATCGGGGCACTGGCAGGCTATCTGATCGGATGGGGCATTGTCGGGGCCATGCAGTTTATCCCGATCAAGGAGTTTGTGGGTACACCCCAGTTCACTCCCGGAGTCGGACTGGTTGCTTTCGCCGTGCTGACCGTCATCGGTCTTGCGGCAGGCTGGATGCCGGCTTTCCGCGCCTCACGCCTGAATGTAATTGAATGTCTTAAATAA
- a CDS encoding efflux RND transporter periplasmic adaptor subunit — translation MKRFLISIAIIVAAAGIAAWVFSGDSSKNEQPDNSLKVEKGSLTSHALAVGQIEPRNEIEIKSKISGVVNRVYAEAGDYVREGDPLLEIRPDPTPLELAEAKRNVERSENALENLQREMFRTEKLRERDMVSDHDYQELQQRKRDAEIDLQLNRERLELLESGRIMIGETLIESVIKAPANGFILEKSVDIGDPIVPLTSYQAGTVLMSLACMEDLIFKGTVDEIDVGKMEEGMAADIRIGALPDAKVKGELSKISLKAVKRDNSTVFPVEIRITDPGGYNLRAGYSANANVIIDHREDVLTVPERIVTYNDDKTTVYVPGRGEGGREEREIRVGLSDAINVEVIEGLEEGETVLEKPVRNLASK, via the coding sequence ATGAAACGCTTCTTAATATCAATAGCCATCATTGTCGCAGCTGCAGGAATAGCAGCCTGGGTTTTCTCAGGAGACAGCAGCAAAAACGAACAACCGGACAACAGCCTTAAGGTGGAAAAGGGCAGTCTGACATCACACGCCCTTGCTGTCGGGCAGATTGAGCCCCGGAATGAAATCGAAATAAAATCAAAGATTTCCGGTGTGGTGAACAGGGTTTACGCCGAAGCCGGTGATTATGTCCGCGAAGGTGATCCGCTTTTGGAAATTCGCCCTGATCCGACCCCGCTTGAACTTGCCGAAGCCAAGCGAAATGTTGAGCGGTCGGAAAACGCCCTGGAAAATCTTCAGCGGGAAATGTTCCGCACCGAAAAGCTCCGGGAAAGAGACATGGTGTCTGATCACGACTATCAGGAGCTCCAGCAGCGCAAACGTGATGCCGAAATCGATCTGCAGCTCAACAGGGAGCGTCTTGAACTTCTGGAATCCGGACGCATCATGATCGGCGAAACACTCATCGAAAGTGTGATCAAAGCACCTGCAAATGGCTTCATTCTTGAAAAATCGGTTGACATCGGGGATCCCATTGTGCCTCTGACATCCTATCAGGCCGGTACCGTGTTAATGAGCCTTGCCTGTATGGAGGATCTGATCTTCAAAGGTACCGTTGATGAAATTGACGTCGGCAAGATGGAGGAAGGCATGGCCGCAGATATCCGTATCGGTGCCCTTCCGGATGCCAAAGTCAAAGGTGAGCTTTCAAAAATTTCACTTAAGGCGGTAAAACGTGATAACAGCACCGTCTTTCCGGTGGAAATCAGGATAACAGATCCTGGCGGATACAATTTGCGAGCCGGTTATTCGGCTAATGCCAATGTGATCATTGATCACAGAGAAGATGTGCTGACTGTTCCGGAACGGATTGTGACTTACAACGACGACAAAACCACGGTGTATGTTCCGGGCCGGGGAGAGGGTGGCCGTGAAGAAAGAGAGATCAGGGTTGGTCTCAGTGATGCCATCAATGTCGAAGTCATAGAAGGGCTTGAAGAGGGTGAAACCGTACTTGAGAAACCGGTTCGCAATCTGGCTTCAAAATGA
- a CDS encoding M16 family metallopeptidase, with protein sequence MTHSSFLSVKLKAAGLMLSVFFFAVSFAPTLHAQSIENIEQNVTEFTLDNGLHFIIIERDVAPVASFVTHVGVGSVNEQIGQTGLSHVFEHMAFKGSTTIGTTNWEEEKVIIDQMDDAYLAWLKESRSSSPDEEKLSELWDRFEKLQEKAGEFVVNNEFSQIVEREGASGLNAFVSADETAFFYSLPENKAELWFALEADRFMNPVMREYYIEKDVIMEERRDRVDNSPFGRLIEELISTAYSAFPYKHHPIGWPSDIEAVTIQDALDFYEKHYVPANMTISIAGDVDPDRMKTYAERYFGDMPSAESPPKVMTIEPEQRGERRFVMEEDGQPVLMIGYHSVDMNHPDAVAIDLLSGVLFEGRTSRLYRRMVTEEQKALQIGGLNGFPGSLYPGLFLIYAVPNQGVELAEIEEAVYEELDRIREGDISEREIERVRTNARASAIRGLASNQGMALNFAQAHAKRGTWQSIFTDLDEMEKVTPEDLQRVVDTYFVKQMRTVGTIQTRDSETASR encoded by the coding sequence ATGACGCATTCATCTTTTTTATCTGTGAAGCTGAAAGCGGCCGGACTGATGCTATCCGTATTTTTCTTTGCGGTATCATTTGCACCGACGCTTCATGCTCAAAGCATCGAAAACATCGAACAGAACGTAACCGAGTTTACCCTGGACAACGGTCTCCATTTCATCATCATCGAAAGAGATGTTGCACCGGTTGCCAGTTTTGTAACCCATGTAGGCGTGGGATCGGTTAATGAACAAATTGGCCAGACGGGCCTCAGCCACGTTTTTGAACACATGGCTTTCAAGGGCTCTACCACCATCGGAACCACAAACTGGGAGGAGGAGAAGGTCATTATTGATCAAATGGATGATGCCTACCTTGCCTGGCTGAAGGAGTCGCGCAGTTCCAGCCCGGATGAAGAAAAACTCTCAGAACTTTGGGACCGGTTCGAAAAGCTTCAGGAAAAAGCCGGTGAATTTGTGGTAAACAATGAATTCAGCCAGATTGTCGAGCGTGAAGGAGCATCCGGCCTGAACGCATTTGTATCTGCCGATGAAACAGCGTTCTTTTACAGTCTGCCCGAAAACAAGGCCGAACTTTGGTTTGCGCTTGAGGCAGACCGGTTCATGAATCCGGTAATGCGTGAATATTACATTGAAAAGGATGTCATAATGGAGGAGCGCCGTGACCGTGTCGACAATTCTCCGTTCGGGAGGTTGATTGAAGAGTTGATATCCACCGCTTATTCCGCTTTTCCCTACAAGCATCACCCCATCGGATGGCCGTCTGATATTGAGGCTGTAACCATTCAGGACGCCCTGGACTTTTATGAAAAGCATTACGTCCCAGCAAATATGACCATTTCCATAGCAGGAGATGTTGACCCCGACCGCATGAAAACATATGCCGAGAGGTATTTCGGAGACATGCCATCAGCCGAATCTCCTCCGAAAGTGATGACTATTGAGCCTGAGCAGCGCGGTGAGCGCCGCTTTGTCATGGAAGAAGACGGTCAGCCCGTTTTAATGATCGGCTATCACAGTGTTGACATGAATCATCCTGATGCCGTTGCAATAGATCTTCTCAGCGGTGTGCTGTTCGAAGGGCGCACGTCCAGACTCTATCGCCGGATGGTCACCGAGGAACAGAAGGCATTGCAGATCGGTGGCTTAAACGGCTTTCCGGGCAGTCTGTATCCCGGGCTGTTTCTGATCTATGCTGTGCCCAATCAGGGTGTTGAACTGGCTGAGATCGAGGAGGCTGTGTATGAAGAGCTGGACCGGATAAGGGAAGGAGACATATCCGAGCGCGAAATAGAAAGAGTCAGAACCAACGCACGTGCCTCAGCCATTCGAGGTCTGGCCTCCAATCAGGGAATGGCTCTTAATTTTGCCCAGGCACATGCGAAACGGGGAACCTGGCAGTCCATTTTTACTGATCTCGATGAAATGGAGAAAGTTACGCCGGAAGACCTGCAGCGTGTGGTTGACACCTATTTCGTCAAGCAAATGCGCACCGTAGGCACAATTCAAACCCGTGATTCCGAAACGGCATCCCGTTAA
- a CDS encoding M16 family metallopeptidase: MKKLNLLFITLIFAVACGNTGETLQRPHEHLDFPELKEFNIPEVERFTYNGIEFFLLQDDELPLVNVRVIVNGGSWMDPTDKVGRASLTGTVLRSGGSEQYPEEELNELLENRAASMESSFGLATGSARMDVLQEDFHELLPVFTDWLNNPLLPEERLDLAKTQQQTAISRRNEEGSNVASREFRKLIYGPESVYARIIEYETLANITREDIVSFHAETYQGSNMMVGVIGDFDPEAVREQLKEAFGVFEEGTPVDMDMPEVDYEFEDGYYFAHKGDMNQSQIRMGHIGGYRDNPDYAALQVMNQILSGGFSGRLMQRVRTEQGLAYGVYGNYSSNVRYPGVFFAGLSTAAESTKKAMEATMEQIRLLQEEKVSEAELEETKDRIFNRIIFRYDSYARILNEQMQNYNLGLPEDAFEQYIEEVREVTVEDIHRVANEYLQPENMKVLIVGNRDLIDDQLEEIGDITEVDITIPRPAAERAAVEGDAEAGAMWLEKMASSILDDRPEFEAIVMEGSQYIQTPQGEMAVEITSRTQFPANMNLQISTPMGSQEIDISGGSGVVRMGGQEQRLPESAVESMMDDLKRNPLNLAMNAAQLEALLIDSGENEDLLTLYIAGDYDVTLHIDPELELPVKMEYSRFDPDQGRNVDVTLTLDNWTLKDGVRVAYDQKSHADGEVQSRTEYTDHTIE; the protein is encoded by the coding sequence ATGAAAAAACTGAACTTACTTTTTATCACTCTGATATTTGCAGTTGCCTGCGGAAATACGGGTGAAACGCTTCAAAGGCCGCATGAACACCTTGATTTTCCGGAACTGAAAGAGTTCAACATACCTGAGGTAGAACGCTTCACTTACAATGGCATCGAGTTTTTCCTGCTTCAGGATGATGAGCTTCCGCTGGTGAATGTACGGGTCATTGTTAACGGCGGATCCTGGATGGATCCCACCGACAAGGTAGGCAGAGCCTCGCTTACCGGCACCGTTCTGCGATCAGGCGGCTCGGAACAGTATCCCGAAGAAGAGCTTAATGAACTGCTGGAAAACCGGGCTGCAAGCATGGAAAGCAGCTTTGGTCTGGCAACCGGATCAGCCCGGATGGATGTTCTTCAGGAAGACTTCCATGAATTGCTGCCTGTGTTCACTGACTGGCTCAACAACCCGCTTTTGCCGGAAGAACGCCTGGATCTGGCCAAAACCCAGCAGCAAACAGCGATTTCGCGTCGAAATGAAGAAGGCTCAAATGTCGCCTCCAGGGAGTTTCGCAAGCTGATTTACGGGCCGGAGTCTGTTTACGCCCGGATTATCGAATATGAGACGCTTGCCAATATCACACGTGAAGACATTGTCTCCTTTCATGCGGAAACTTACCAGGGAAGCAATATGATGGTAGGCGTCATCGGGGATTTTGATCCGGAAGCGGTGCGGGAGCAGCTGAAAGAGGCTTTTGGCGTATTTGAGGAGGGAACTCCGGTAGATATGGATATGCCTGAAGTGGATTACGAATTTGAAGACGGCTATTACTTTGCCCACAAAGGCGATATGAATCAATCACAGATCCGGATGGGGCATATCGGCGGGTACCGCGACAACCCGGATTATGCCGCATTGCAGGTAATGAACCAGATTCTCAGCGGAGGATTTTCCGGCCGGCTCATGCAGAGGGTTCGTACCGAACAGGGTCTTGCTTACGGTGTGTATGGCAATTATTCAAGCAATGTTCGTTATCCCGGGGTCTTTTTTGCCGGGCTCAGTACTGCCGCGGAATCTACGAAAAAAGCAATGGAAGCCACAATGGAGCAGATCAGACTTCTTCAGGAAGAAAAAGTTTCCGAAGCAGAACTTGAGGAAACCAAAGACCGCATATTCAACAGGATCATCTTCCGGTATGACAGCTATGCCCGAATTCTCAACGAGCAGATGCAAAACTACAACCTCGGACTGCCTGAAGATGCCTTTGAACAGTACATCGAAGAAGTGCGGGAAGTAACGGTAGAGGATATCCATCGTGTTGCGAATGAGTATCTGCAGCCCGAAAACATGAAAGTGCTTATTGTGGGTAACCGCGATCTGATTGACGATCAGCTTGAAGAGATAGGCGATATCACCGAAGTTGATATAACCATTCCACGTCCTGCAGCGGAAAGAGCTGCTGTGGAAGGTGATGCTGAAGCCGGAGCTATGTGGCTTGAGAAAATGGCCTCTTCCATCCTCGATGACAGACCGGAATTCGAAGCCATCGTCATGGAGGGAAGTCAGTACATACAGACCCCGCAGGGAGAAATGGCTGTTGAAATTACTTCCCGGACACAATTCCCGGCAAACATGAACCTGCAGATATCAACTCCGATGGGAAGTCAGGAAATAGACATCTCGGGGGGCAGCGGCGTTGTACGTATGGGCGGACAGGAGCAGCGGCTTCCGGAGTCCGCTGTAGAATCCATGATGGATGACCTGAAAAGGAATCCGCTGAATCTGGCCATGAACGCTGCACAGCTTGAAGCCTTGCTTATCGATTCCGGTGAAAATGAAGACCTTCTCACCCTTTACATTGCCGGTGATTATGATGTTACACTGCACATTGACCCTGAGCTTGAGCTTCCTGTAAAAATGGAATACAGCAGATTTGATCCTGACCAGGGAAGAAATGTTGATGTGACGTTAACTCTTGATAACTGGACACTTAAAGATGGTGTCCGGGTCGCTTATGACCAAAAAAGCCATGCAGACGGTGAGGTTCAAAGCCGTACCGAATACACGGATCACACTATCGAGTGA